TAGAGCATGACCGGGGAAAAGCATGCCCTCGGGTCAATATTCCAGGGGCATGCCCGACAAGGCTCTCTGGAACGCTGTTTTCTAGGTCTCGGAGCCTCCGAGCGAAGCGCTTATTTTCCTTGCCGCGACGGCTACCGCCGGGCCGTATTCGTGATCGAGCTGATCCTGCGACACCAAATACGCCGGTCCGCCGACGCTCAGCGCATAGACGCTTCCAGCGTTAGGTGTGATGATCGGAGCTCCGACGGCATTGATGTCTTTGCGCCATTCCCCGGCGGAGGTGCAGAAGCCGCGTTCCGCGACCTCGCGGATCGACGCCTCAATGGATCGCGTGATCAGCGGCCAGTCATCGCCGTGCTGTTTGCGGATGGCGTCGAGAATGCTGTCGCGTTCGCTGTCAGGCACCGCGGCGAGATAAGCCTTGCCAACCGCGGTGACGGCGATCGGTATCCGCGAACCCGGCGCCAGCCGAAGGCCGACGAGGCCGTGGCCTTCGCAGGTTTCGACGTTGAGCATCATCAGCTTGTCGCGCGTGCCGAGCGCGATATGCAGGTTATGGGCGTCGGCAAGAGTCTCCATGATCGGCCGGGCTACGCGCCGGACATCGAGGTTGGCGAGCGCCGCATAACTCAGCGACAGCGTGCGGCCGCCCAATTCATAAGTTCCGAGCCGGCTGTCGTAGGCCAGATAGCCCAATTGGGTGAGCGTGTGCGTAATACGCGAGATCGTCGGTTTCGGCAGTTCCGTGCGTTTCGCGAGATCGAGGTTGCCGAGCGCGCGGTCGCCCGCTCTGAAGGCGCTGAGGACTTCAAGTCCGCGCGCCAGCGCGGTGACAAACAGCCGGCCGCCGGCGTCGTCCGCAACCTCGTCCTTTGCGGCGGCCCGCGGTCTGCGGGCAGCGCGTTGTAGCAGCATGCGCGCGCTTTTCTTTTTCGCTCGCTCTTCAGAGGCTACAGAGGGTGCCTGACCGGGCGGTTTGCCGCTCCTGTTTTTTGGGGTCAGGTTGCGCGCTCCCGAACTGGATTTGCGCGGCGGCTTGTCGACCTTCATAGCTCTCAACCTCTTGCTGGTGCCGGAACGCCGCTGGAATGTTCGCGGGTCACAATGCCAAGGGACTTATCAGTTTCCTGCCGGCTTGTCGCTGCGTCGAGCTCCAAAT
The Bradyrhizobium sp. KBS0727 genome window above contains:
- a CDS encoding IclR family transcriptional regulator, yielding MLLQRAARRPRAAAKDEVADDAGGRLFVTALARGLEVLSAFRAGDRALGNLDLAKRTELPKPTISRITHTLTQLGYLAYDSRLGTYELGGRTLSLSYAALANLDVRRVARPIMETLADAHNLHIALGTRDKLMMLNVETCEGHGLVGLRLAPGSRIPIAVTAVGKAYLAAVPDSERDSILDAIRKQHGDDWPLITRSIEASIREVAERGFCTSAGEWRKDINAVGAPIITPNAGSVYALSVGGPAYLVSQDQLDHEYGPAVAVAARKISASLGGSET